Proteins from one Bdellovibrio svalbardensis genomic window:
- a CDS encoding cyclic nucleotide-binding domain-containing protein yields the protein MKIEKENLQFHPFQLTPQEQGGLVTLSGRKDSFRLTPLQYSYLDVLKNGLSIEGLVQFFLGQGWLVNFRELYALIQFLVTERVIRNPAVIDYFKKALSDDAPMIFSSLSAMTGIAATQVNPAELPFFRSLELNLAKYLLKGAERFQVPAQIRLTHAGQTDRDLYILLKGQAAIYKVIDQHRRQMVATLNEGSLFGERGFLLNQPRNADVITTAPSEVLRVRHLPEFDQLIKTDKAQSLQHRFWVMQALLSSDIFKELPTDTLDALVFAGRLVQAPANQVLFQEGQRGNTCYILIQGAAVVSKQGRAINVMNQGSCFGEISLLVSGGVRTASVITQRDSVLLEIQQNDFYKMLSQNLILAKEIETLAAARLQKDATRK from the coding sequence ATGAAAATTGAAAAAGAGAACCTGCAATTCCACCCCTTCCAACTCACGCCCCAAGAGCAAGGCGGACTGGTGACCTTGAGCGGTCGCAAAGACAGCTTCCGCTTAACTCCCCTGCAGTATTCTTACTTGGATGTTTTAAAAAATGGTCTCTCTATTGAGGGATTGGTGCAGTTTTTCTTAGGTCAAGGTTGGCTGGTCAACTTCCGCGAACTTTATGCGCTCATTCAATTTTTGGTGACCGAACGAGTGATTCGCAATCCTGCCGTCATAGATTATTTTAAAAAAGCGCTTTCAGATGATGCGCCCATGATATTCAGTTCCCTCTCAGCAATGACAGGAATAGCAGCGACTCAGGTGAATCCCGCCGAACTCCCCTTCTTTCGCTCCCTTGAATTGAATCTGGCTAAATATTTACTAAAAGGCGCTGAGCGCTTTCAAGTGCCTGCGCAAATTCGCCTCACCCATGCGGGGCAAACCGATCGTGATCTCTATATTCTTCTGAAAGGCCAAGCTGCTATCTACAAAGTGATTGATCAACATCGTCGGCAAATGGTCGCAACTTTGAATGAAGGATCTCTTTTTGGCGAAAGAGGATTTTTACTAAATCAGCCTCGCAACGCCGATGTTATTACGACCGCTCCGTCTGAGGTTCTGCGCGTCCGTCATCTGCCTGAATTTGATCAATTGATTAAAACAGATAAAGCACAAAGCCTTCAACATCGCTTCTGGGTGATGCAAGCGCTGTTGTCCTCTGATATTTTCAAAGAACTTCCTACAGACACCCTGGATGCCCTGGTCTTTGCAGGACGCTTGGTGCAGGCCCCTGCCAATCAGGTGCTCTTCCAAGAAGGGCAACGTGGAAATACTTGTTATATTCTCATTCAAGGGGCTGCTGTCGTTTCAAAACAGGGTCGCGCCATCAATGTGATGAACCAAGGGTCATGCTTCGGGGAAATTTCATTGCTCGTCAGCGGCGGAGTGCGCACGGCCTCTGTCATCACTCAACGTGATTCAGTGCTGCTCGAAATTCAACAGAATGATTTTTACAAAATGCTTTCGCAAAATCTCATTCTTGCAAAAGAAATTGAGACTCTTGCAGCCGCCCGTCTTCAGAAAGATGCCACTCGAAAATAA
- a CDS encoding DUF3108 domain-containing protein, whose protein sequence is MKYSSFLIISTLLLSSCSTSFLKYEKADQLKKMDEFDEKVKIVEPSATATPEATSAVSPPAKTEVAPAPAKKPAKSAGKTSPSLEKKTETKVKAKSKKEAAVVAAAPVAEAVVTRRQPDIEDDAGFDGRRPIQDPIRVGEEVIHDVNYFKVSAGTLKMRVDPFVTVNDRKAYSLKMFISTSSLFSSFYSVDDSVDIFMDYNSLVPSVFQLHVKESGQLREAKMLFNDKDSTATFWEKKVTEKDGVEEKKQHWDILPYTQNVYSAVFYMRFFQWEVGKEYAFRVANDKENLVFSGKALRKEVLETKLGPMKAIVIQPNIMLKGKFKSIGENLIWLSDDDRRYILRIEAKIKIGTLISEVVEIKPGK, encoded by the coding sequence GTGAAGTACAGCTCGTTTCTCATCATCTCAACTCTTCTGCTCTCTTCTTGCTCGACTTCATTTTTGAAGTATGAAAAAGCGGATCAACTCAAGAAGATGGATGAGTTCGATGAGAAAGTGAAGATTGTCGAGCCCTCTGCGACCGCAACTCCCGAAGCCACCTCCGCGGTCAGCCCACCTGCGAAAACCGAAGTAGCTCCTGCTCCAGCAAAGAAACCAGCAAAGTCAGCTGGTAAAACTTCGCCTTCCTTAGAGAAAAAAACTGAAACGAAGGTAAAAGCAAAATCTAAGAAAGAAGCGGCAGTCGTTGCTGCGGCCCCAGTCGCGGAAGCTGTGGTGACACGTCGACAGCCTGATATCGAAGACGATGCGGGTTTTGACGGTCGTCGTCCCATTCAAGATCCAATCCGAGTCGGAGAAGAAGTCATTCACGATGTGAATTATTTCAAAGTTTCCGCAGGAACTTTGAAAATGCGCGTCGATCCCTTTGTGACTGTGAATGATCGCAAAGCTTATTCTTTGAAAATGTTTATCAGTACAAGCTCGTTGTTTTCGTCTTTTTACAGTGTCGACGACAGCGTTGATATTTTTATGGACTACAACTCTTTGGTGCCAAGCGTTTTCCAATTGCATGTCAAAGAATCTGGTCAGCTTCGCGAAGCCAAAATGCTTTTCAATGACAAAGACAGCACAGCAACTTTCTGGGAAAAGAAAGTGACTGAAAAAGACGGCGTCGAAGAAAAGAAGCAACACTGGGACATTTTGCCCTACACTCAGAATGTCTATAGCGCTGTTTTCTATATGAGATTTTTCCAATGGGAAGTGGGCAAAGAATACGCTTTCCGTGTTGCCAACGATAAAGAGAATCTGGTGTTCTCTGGCAAAGCTTTGCGCAAGGAAGTCTTAGAGACCAAATTGGGTCCGATGAAGGCCATTGTGATTCAACCGAACATCATGCTTAAAGGGAAGTTCAAATCCATCGGCGAAAACCTGATCTGGCTTTCCGACGACGATCGTCGCTATATCCTCCGCATCGAAGCCAAAATCAAAATCGGCACCCTTATCTCCGAAGTCGTAGAAATCAAACCCGGAAAATAG
- a CDS encoding lysophospholipid acyltransferase family protein translates to MKFLVQLIVKIATAISSLFPRQVLRKMGSWVGFLWFDVFGFRRQIVLDNLKLAFPEWTDEQRRAVGRESVYQLGYNFAEIFTIPSMNQKWLDKNAVIEGWENLEEASKQNKGIFFLTLHLGNGDMGANTVAMRGQEIYIITKRFKTKWFDDMWFAVRGSQGVQYIDAHSPNNAFEILKALKKKAALVFVLDQYMGKPFGIASTFFGKRTGTAYGLALFVQKTKAPVLPIYTYEGPDKKLHTVIEPAMDLAKCVVDDKDQTISNMTQAFNDKLESIIRKHPEQWMWVHRRWKDF, encoded by the coding sequence GTGAAATTCTTAGTTCAGCTCATCGTTAAAATTGCTACGGCCATCAGTTCTTTGTTTCCTCGCCAAGTCCTCCGCAAGATGGGTTCTTGGGTGGGTTTTTTGTGGTTTGATGTCTTTGGCTTTCGTCGCCAAATTGTCCTGGATAACTTGAAACTCGCCTTTCCAGAGTGGACTGACGAGCAAAGACGTGCGGTCGGTCGCGAATCTGTTTATCAATTGGGATATAACTTTGCCGAGATTTTTACAATTCCTTCGATGAACCAAAAATGGCTCGATAAGAATGCCGTGATTGAAGGTTGGGAAAACTTAGAAGAAGCATCTAAGCAAAACAAAGGGATCTTCTTTCTGACTTTGCATTTAGGCAATGGCGATATGGGGGCCAACACTGTCGCCATGCGTGGACAAGAGATCTATATCATTACCAAGCGTTTCAAAACCAAATGGTTCGATGACATGTGGTTTGCAGTTCGTGGATCTCAAGGTGTTCAATACATTGATGCCCATTCTCCGAACAATGCCTTTGAGATTTTAAAGGCCTTAAAAAAGAAAGCCGCTTTGGTTTTTGTTTTGGATCAATACATGGGAAAGCCTTTCGGAATCGCGAGCACCTTTTTTGGAAAACGGACGGGGACGGCCTATGGTCTAGCTCTGTTTGTGCAAAAAACCAAGGCGCCGGTTCTTCCGATCTATACCTACGAGGGGCCTGATAAAAAACTTCACACAGTTATTGAACCAGCAATGGACTTAGCGAAATGTGTCGTTGATGATAAGGATCAGACCATCTCTAATATGACTCAGGCCTTCAATGACAAGCTGGAGTCGATTATTAGGAAGCACCCTGAACAGTGGATGTGGGTGCATCGGCGTTGGAAGGACTTTTAA
- the lpxK gene encoding tetraacyldisaccharide 4'-kinase — protein MRPYLRPLSFLYDQIVGVKNSLYDRGVIEAYKAPIPVISIGNLTVGGTGKTPLTDFCLKYLVQAGRKVAVVSRSYRADAQAPCWVDVSHPFGARYYGDEPLLLAQANPEVAVFVGSTKWRTAEYAVRKEKYDVVIVDDGFQHRKLQRDLNIVILDATEDMANYEVVPEGRARESWAGLERADLIVLTKCNLADEANLKALEAKLPKNKEVLYFGYDIRKFWNQKQSEFKSREELQGKKLFLVSAIARPDVFEKMMREIGEVSKKSLHFRDHHQYTENDARQIVEEFEKSQCDYLITTEKDAVKLRPLMPKTPTLWSASLEVAELGKKGRLYEVISEILSSAHR, from the coding sequence ATGAGACCTTATCTTCGTCCGCTGTCATTTTTGTATGATCAGATCGTGGGGGTTAAAAACTCCCTCTATGATCGCGGCGTGATCGAAGCTTATAAGGCTCCAATTCCAGTCATCAGTATTGGAAATTTGACAGTTGGCGGAACCGGCAAAACCCCACTGACGGATTTTTGTCTTAAATATTTGGTTCAGGCGGGAAGAAAAGTGGCTGTTGTCAGCCGCTCTTACCGCGCGGATGCGCAAGCACCTTGTTGGGTGGATGTCAGTCATCCCTTCGGAGCACGTTATTATGGTGATGAACCATTGTTGTTGGCGCAAGCAAACCCGGAAGTCGCAGTCTTTGTAGGCTCGACGAAGTGGCGAACTGCTGAATATGCAGTCCGTAAAGAAAAGTATGATGTCGTCATCGTTGATGACGGTTTTCAGCACCGCAAACTGCAACGTGATTTGAATATTGTGATTTTGGATGCCACCGAAGACATGGCGAACTATGAAGTGGTTCCGGAGGGGCGTGCCCGTGAATCTTGGGCAGGCCTGGAACGAGCTGACTTGATTGTTCTGACCAAATGCAACCTGGCTGACGAGGCCAATCTGAAGGCTCTGGAAGCAAAGCTTCCGAAGAACAAAGAAGTTTTGTATTTCGGTTATGATATTCGAAAGTTTTGGAATCAAAAACAATCCGAATTTAAGTCTCGAGAAGAATTGCAGGGGAAGAAACTGTTCTTGGTTTCGGCGATCGCGCGTCCTGATGTTTTCGAGAAAATGATGAGGGAAATCGGTGAGGTTTCTAAAAAGAGCCTGCACTTCCGTGATCATCATCAATACACGGAGAATGATGCCCGCCAGATCGTGGAAGAATTCGAAAAATCTCAATGTGATTACTTGATCACAACGGAAAAAGACGCCGTGAAATTACGCCCCTTGATGCCCAAAACTCCGACTCTGTGGAGTGCCTCCTTAGAAGTGGCAGAATTGGGAAAAAAAGGTCGTCTTTATGAGGTTATCAGTGAAATTCTTAGTTCAGCTCATCGTTAA
- the lpxB gene encoding lipid-A-disaccharide synthase, which translates to MDQVLFVAAEASSVTYAQRILETWKKQGRKVHAFGVGSQEMENLGFERLGKSEEMAVVGAAEIINHFSLLKGVFDNLVAEAEKRRPKVAVVMDYPEFNLMLAKKLHALGIPVVYYISPQVWAWRKGRVKTIKKYCKKVFVLFPFEVPFYEEHGVPCDFVGHPLLDELDERLIDDEAYLKTHRNQCGIRDDEIVLGLMPGSRRLELKQHFQIQLDAARILAKKYPNLKVVILTAPTFSKEQMQDYLEDFRLPYILLKDEPFRMIHLVDMMLVASGTATLQVGLLKKPMVIMYKMKWLTGVFAKLVVRGTKYFGLVNLILNREAVPERFQSEVTPEKIAALLERYIVDPAYYSKIKSDLGELRSYLGDKGATQRVVAALDEYLKP; encoded by the coding sequence ATGGATCAGGTTTTATTTGTCGCAGCTGAAGCATCCAGTGTTACCTATGCTCAGCGTATTCTTGAAACATGGAAGAAGCAGGGGCGTAAAGTCCATGCTTTCGGTGTTGGCAGTCAGGAAATGGAAAATCTGGGATTTGAACGTCTTGGTAAATCCGAAGAGATGGCTGTAGTTGGCGCGGCAGAGATCATCAATCACTTCAGCCTTCTTAAAGGCGTATTTGACAATTTGGTGGCGGAAGCTGAAAAGCGCCGCCCTAAAGTGGCAGTAGTAATGGATTACCCTGAGTTCAATTTAATGTTGGCGAAGAAGCTTCATGCGTTGGGCATTCCGGTTGTTTATTATATTTCCCCACAAGTCTGGGCATGGCGTAAGGGCCGTGTTAAGACGATCAAAAAATACTGCAAAAAAGTTTTCGTTCTTTTTCCCTTTGAGGTGCCTTTCTATGAGGAGCACGGGGTTCCCTGTGATTTCGTGGGACATCCCTTGTTAGACGAATTGGATGAGCGTTTGATCGACGATGAGGCTTATCTAAAGACCCATCGCAATCAATGCGGTATCCGGGATGATGAAATTGTTTTGGGCTTGATGCCGGGCAGTCGTCGTTTGGAACTCAAACAGCATTTTCAGATTCAATTGGATGCGGCAAGAATTCTTGCCAAGAAATATCCTAATTTGAAAGTTGTGATTCTGACGGCACCGACCTTTAGCAAAGAGCAAATGCAGGACTATCTCGAAGACTTCCGCTTGCCTTATATTCTTCTTAAAGACGAGCCCTTCCGTATGATCCACTTGGTGGACATGATGTTGGTCGCTTCGGGCACTGCCACCCTTCAAGTGGGGTTGCTGAAGAAACCGATGGTTATCATGTACAAGATGAAATGGCTCACGGGCGTTTTTGCGAAGCTTGTCGTTCGTGGAACCAAATATTTTGGTTTGGTGAATTTGATCTTGAATCGCGAAGCGGTTCCGGAAAGATTCCAGAGCGAAGTCACTCCAGAGAAAATCGCGGCTTTGTTGGAACGCTATATAGTGGATCCCGCTTACTATTCCAAAATTAAATCAGACCTGGGCGAGCTTCGTTCTTATCTTGGTGATAAGGGCGCAACTCAGCGTGTGGTTGCTGCTTTGGATGAGTACCTAAAGCCATGA
- a CDS encoding Gfo/Idh/MocA family protein, translated as MDLQSTEVLKAGKTMSKKLRGAVIGVGYLGTFHAQKYKNNPNVELVGVCDAFPAQADKVAAELGVKSFHRPQDLIGQVDLVTIAASTLSHFEVAKMFLQNGVHVNVEKPITATVPQAEELVALAAKNNLKLAVGHIERFNPSVNEIKKHIKNPKTIELVRTAPYKTRGADVSVLHDLMIHDMDLLFWLSGSEIDSMIASGTMLVSKELDTCSASFKMKNGVQGIITVSRVATTPTRSVRIVQDDCTIFGNTGIHEIEKVEKGDGTPDNLTKVTKWTVNKEDALQKETDAFVDCVLNNTTPVVTGLDGLKALKAIEQVQNLVCTPASSV; from the coding sequence GTGGACTTGCAATCGACAGAAGTCCTAAAGGCTGGCAAGACGATGAGTAAAAAACTTCGCGGCGCGGTTATCGGTGTAGGTTATCTGGGTACTTTCCATGCTCAGAAATATAAAAATAATCCGAATGTGGAGCTGGTGGGTGTTTGTGATGCCTTCCCTGCGCAAGCTGATAAAGTAGCGGCCGAGTTGGGTGTTAAAAGTTTCCATCGTCCGCAGGATCTTATCGGTCAAGTGGATCTGGTGACAATCGCAGCCAGCACTCTTAGCCACTTTGAAGTGGCTAAGATGTTTTTGCAAAATGGCGTTCATGTGAACGTTGAAAAGCCAATTACAGCGACAGTCCCTCAAGCCGAGGAACTTGTCGCTTTGGCTGCAAAAAACAATTTGAAACTTGCGGTGGGGCATATCGAAAGATTCAACCCTTCTGTAAATGAAATTAAAAAACATATTAAGAATCCAAAGACCATTGAGTTGGTGCGTACTGCGCCTTACAAAACTCGTGGTGCGGATGTCAGCGTTCTCCATGATTTGATGATTCATGATATGGATTTGCTATTCTGGTTGAGTGGCAGTGAAATCGACTCCATGATCGCCTCGGGCACTATGTTGGTGTCCAAAGAGTTGGATACTTGTTCTGCCTCTTTCAAAATGAAAAACGGTGTGCAAGGAATCATCACGGTGTCTCGCGTGGCGACAACACCAACAAGATCTGTTCGCATTGTTCAGGATGATTGCACGATCTTCGGCAATACTGGCATTCATGAAATCGAAAAAGTTGAAAAAGGTGATGGCACTCCAGACAATCTCACGAAAGTGACGAAGTGGACCGTCAACAAAGAAGACGCACTTCAAAAGGAAACAGACGCCTTTGTTGATTGCGTATTGAATAACACGACTCCTGTTGTAACGGGTTTGGATGGTCTCAAGGCTCTTAAAGCCATCGAGCAAGTTCAGAATTTGGTCTGTACGCCGGCTTCGTCGGTTTAG
- the lpxA gene encoding acyl-ACP--UDP-N-acetylglucosamine O-acyltransferase produces the protein MANYKIHPSSVISADVEIADDVEIGPYCLIQGKVKIGKGTFVEGHVTLGSRHGILEIGENNHFSPGAVIGGAPQDISYKGEPTSLIIGNNNTFREFSTVNLATSKHDKKTEIGNNGYFMAYTHIGHDCKVGNNVIIANDSHLGGHCIIDDGVTIGGVSAFNQFVRVGRGAFVAGSAVVNKDILPFCRAQGNYAMARATNKIGLSRKGFSREEVSNVHKAIRIMILGSHTVEEGIARVEQECVMSENIIYFINFMKTTKRGLAIDRSPKGWQDDE, from the coding sequence ATGGCAAATTATAAAATTCATCCAAGCAGTGTTATTTCAGCCGATGTAGAGATCGCGGACGATGTGGAAATCGGACCTTATTGCTTGATTCAAGGTAAAGTTAAAATTGGTAAAGGCACGTTTGTAGAAGGTCATGTGACCTTGGGAAGTCGCCACGGTATCTTGGAAATTGGCGAAAACAATCATTTCAGTCCCGGTGCAGTTATCGGCGGCGCTCCTCAGGATATTTCTTATAAGGGCGAACCGACCTCTTTGATTATTGGCAACAATAATACCTTCCGTGAGTTTTCCACTGTGAATTTGGCGACAAGTAAGCATGATAAAAAGACCGAAATTGGTAACAACGGTTACTTTATGGCTTACACGCATATTGGTCATGACTGTAAAGTTGGTAACAACGTCATCATCGCCAATGACTCTCATTTGGGTGGTCACTGTATTATTGATGACGGCGTGACGATTGGTGGGGTGAGTGCCTTCAATCAATTTGTGCGTGTTGGGCGTGGTGCTTTTGTTGCGGGCTCAGCAGTTGTTAATAAAGACATTCTGCCGTTCTGCCGCGCTCAAGGGAACTATGCAATGGCTCGTGCGACCAATAAGATTGGTCTTTCACGTAAAGGATTCTCTCGTGAAGAGGTTTCCAATGTTCATAAAGCCATCCGTATCATGATCTTGGGTTCGCACACTGTTGAAGAAGGCATTGCGCGCGTTGAGCAAGAGTGCGTGATGAGCGAAAACATTATCTATTTCATTAACTTTATGAAAACGACGAAACGTGGACTTGCAATCGACAGAAGTCCTAAAGGCTGGCAAGACGATGAGTAA
- a CDS encoding OmpH family outer membrane protein has product MKKMVVVLSALLMAAAAHAETKVGFVDMQKAIQSTSAGKKAKAELEGDFSKKKKELEKKEADLKKMGEDLEKKKSVLSEEALGKKQAEFQEEMLKYRDVVGKSQVEIQKKERDLTAPILEKMKKVIAKIAKEKGYSLIMENNQAILFATPESDLTDEVIKAYEKEK; this is encoded by the coding sequence ATGAAAAAAATGGTCGTGGTGTTGAGTGCTCTATTGATGGCAGCCGCAGCACATGCAGAGACAAAAGTTGGTTTCGTAGATATGCAAAAAGCTATTCAATCTACTTCTGCTGGTAAAAAGGCAAAAGCGGAACTTGAAGGCGATTTTAGCAAAAAGAAAAAAGAACTTGAGAAGAAAGAAGCCGATTTGAAAAAAATGGGCGAGGACTTGGAAAAGAAAAAGTCTGTTCTTTCAGAAGAAGCTCTTGGTAAAAAACAAGCTGAGTTCCAAGAAGAGATGCTGAAATACCGCGATGTGGTTGGAAAAAGCCAAGTTGAAATCCAAAAAAAGGAAAGAGACCTAACTGCTCCAATTCTTGAGAAAATGAAAAAAGTGATCGCTAAGATCGCTAAAGAAAAAGGTTACTCGCTGATTATGGAAAATAATCAAGCGATCTTGTTCGCAACGCCTGAAAGTGATCTGACAGACGAAGTGATTAAGGCCTACGAGAAAGAAAAATAG
- a CDS encoding OmpH family outer membrane protein, with translation MNKGLLFLCVVLATVVAKAESKIGFVDVPKAIQATSAGKKAKAELEGQFNVKKKELEKKEADLKKMNEDFEKKKTVLSEEALRTKQMEFQSEMMKFRDEVAKSQSEIQKRQQELTAPILEKMQKTIAKVSKDQGYTLVLQNTQGVLFATPEIDLTDAVIKAFEKDK, from the coding sequence ATGAATAAGGGTTTGCTTTTTTTGTGTGTGGTTTTGGCAACGGTTGTGGCTAAGGCTGAGTCTAAAATTGGGTTTGTGGATGTTCCTAAGGCTATTCAGGCTACTTCGGCTGGTAAAAAGGCTAAGGCTGAACTTGAGGGTCAGTTTAATGTGAAGAAGAAAGAGCTTGAGAAAAAAGAAGCTGACTTGAAGAAGATGAATGAAGACTTTGAGAAGAAGAAGACTGTTTTGTCTGAAGAAGCATTGCGCACGAAACAGATGGAATTCCAGAGTGAGATGATGAAATTCAGAGACGAAGTGGCTAAGAGTCAGTCTGAAATTCAAAAAAGACAGCAAGAATTGACGGCTCCTATTTTGGAGAAGATGCAAAAAACTATCGCAAAAGTTTCTAAAGATCAGGGCTATACACTTGTCTTGCAAAACACACAGGGAGTTCTTTTTGCAACACCTGAGATTGATTTGACGGATGCAGTAATCAAAGCGTTCGAAAAAGATAAATAG
- the bamA gene encoding outer membrane protein assembly factor BamA, whose translation MFKLLCALLIVTSTSPLLAAPKAKKSSQKKPSEVVDTSNLPSGLTIKNIEITGNRKIEKDAIVAKLTSKVNEEYSAKHIREDVEALFKLGYFNDIEVDRSVAGKDVSLTYKVLEKPSIAEIAYEGNNEIKSDDIAEAAGIKPYQLLNMPKIKEAVEKVQKLYEDKGFFLAKVEAEVEIITKDETVRLIFKVRENDKVKVKKITFLGNKHLTERELKTKMLTQEGGFFSAMSGSGQYKQEMFERDVQILRFAYYNQGYVQAKVDRPQVTVTPDKKNIYITIHIEEGEQYSVGDVDFAGDILFPKEELYSAIQIDKNGVFAYDVLQKDISELTAKYGDLGYAYANVIPRTRFNDKERKVDLVFEFDKGSKVYFGKFNVIGNSKTRDKVVRRELKVHEGELYNETRRRQSLENIQRLGFFEEVNFKTSVDPVHNEIMNVDINVKERNTGQIQLGAGYGTSQGFTLQGSVNQSNFLGKGQNLGASLNLSGTGSYYSLSFTEPYVNDTLWSAGADVYRSANSARLDYEEAHTGAAVRFGHPVAENTRGYLRLKYDKSELDPTYDSSGKVITDQDLFPLSTASGETASVTGTLEYDTRNDRFSPTKGIFASASYEYAGLAGTIKYNRMNGTFRFFKNIFWDVTWRNSLQYAKIASIGGEDVPFNELYLLGGPYSLRGYRSYRVGKMKFSKKIHNELTDPAHVGGPVPEPSATQQAMRFYGGTQQALYQTELQFPLVKDAQIYGAGFFDIGAADDVLTSDNFFADVGFGIRWYSPIGVLRFEWGFPLNRDPLYHDATVFEFSIGPSF comes from the coding sequence TTGTTTAAGCTTCTTTGTGCTCTGCTTATAGTTACTTCGACTTCGCCGCTTTTAGCGGCGCCTAAGGCGAAGAAATCATCCCAAAAGAAACCATCAGAGGTTGTGGATACTTCCAATCTTCCTTCTGGTTTGACCATCAAAAACATTGAGATCACTGGCAATCGCAAAATTGAAAAAGACGCGATCGTCGCGAAGCTCACTTCCAAAGTGAATGAAGAGTATTCCGCGAAGCATATTCGTGAGGATGTTGAAGCTCTTTTCAAGCTGGGCTACTTCAATGATATTGAAGTAGATCGTTCTGTTGCGGGCAAAGATGTGTCTTTGACTTACAAGGTTCTGGAAAAACCTTCGATTGCAGAGATTGCTTACGAAGGTAATAACGAAATTAAATCTGATGATATTGCTGAAGCCGCAGGGATTAAGCCTTATCAGCTTCTCAATATGCCAAAGATTAAAGAGGCGGTTGAGAAAGTTCAAAAGCTTTATGAAGACAAAGGTTTCTTCCTGGCTAAAGTTGAAGCGGAAGTGGAAATCATCACGAAAGATGAAACTGTTCGCTTAATCTTCAAAGTCCGTGAGAATGATAAAGTGAAAGTGAAAAAGATCACTTTCCTCGGTAATAAGCATCTGACAGAGCGCGAGTTGAAAACAAAAATGCTCACGCAAGAGGGTGGATTCTTTTCTGCAATGAGCGGCTCTGGCCAATACAAGCAAGAGATGTTTGAGCGCGATGTTCAAATCTTGCGTTTCGCTTACTACAATCAAGGGTATGTTCAGGCGAAAGTGGACCGTCCACAGGTGACGGTGACTCCTGATAAAAAGAATATTTATATCACCATCCATATCGAAGAAGGTGAGCAGTACTCTGTAGGGGATGTTGACTTCGCCGGTGATATTTTGTTCCCGAAAGAGGAGCTTTATTCTGCCATTCAAATCGATAAAAACGGTGTCTTTGCTTACGATGTCTTGCAAAAGGATATCAGTGAGTTGACAGCGAAGTACGGCGATTTGGGATATGCTTATGCCAACGTTATTCCACGTACGCGCTTCAATGATAAAGAGCGCAAAGTGGATTTGGTGTTTGAATTCGACAAGGGTTCAAAAGTTTACTTCGGCAAATTCAATGTGATCGGTAACTCCAAGACTCGTGACAAGGTTGTACGTCGTGAATTGAAAGTTCATGAAGGGGAGCTCTATAATGAGACTCGTCGTCGTCAATCATTGGAAAATATTCAACGTCTGGGCTTCTTTGAGGAAGTGAACTTTAAGACGTCAGTCGACCCTGTGCACAATGAGATCATGAACGTGGATATCAATGTGAAGGAGCGTAATACCGGGCAAATCCAATTGGGTGCTGGTTACGGAACCTCACAAGGTTTTACTCTTCAAGGATCTGTGAATCAGTCAAACTTCTTGGGTAAAGGTCAAAACCTTGGTGCCTCTTTGAATCTGAGTGGTACAGGTAGTTACTACAGTTTGTCTTTCACCGAGCCTTACGTGAATGACACTCTCTGGTCAGCCGGTGCCGATGTGTATCGCAGTGCCAACTCCGCACGTCTTGACTACGAAGAGGCTCACACTGGTGCGGCTGTTCGTTTTGGTCACCCGGTGGCGGAAAACACACGCGGTTATTTGCGCTTGAAATATGATAAGTCTGAATTGGATCCGACCTATGATTCTTCTGGAAAAGTAATTACGGATCAGGACTTGTTCCCATTGTCGACAGCTTCCGGTGAAACGGCTTCGGTCACAGGCACTCTTGAGTATGACACAAGAAATGATCGTTTTTCTCCGACAAAAGGTATCTTCGCGAGTGCTTCTTATGAGTACGCAGGTCTTGCTGGGACTATCAAATACAATCGCATGAACGGAACTTTCCGTTTCTTTAAAAACATCTTCTGGGATGTTACTTGGAGAAATTCACTTCAGTACGCGAAGATTGCCAGCATTGGCGGGGAAGATGTGCCATTCAATGAATTGTATCTACTTGGTGGACCTTACTCGTTGAGGGGTTATCGTTCGTACCGCGTTGGTAAAATGAAGTTCTCTAAGAAGATTCATAATGAGCTGACGGATCCAGCGCATGTTGGTGGGCCGGTGCCAGAACCATCAGCAACTCAGCAAGCCATGCGTTTCTACGGCGGTACTCAACAAGCCTTGTATCAAACAGAGCTGCAATTCCCATTGGTTAAAGATGCGCAGATTTATGGTGCGGGATTCTTCGATATCGGTGCGGCAGATGATGTTTTGACGTCAGATAATTTCTTTGCCGATGTGGGTTTTGGTATCCGTTGGTATTCACCAATTGGGGTGTTGCGTTTCGAGTGGGGCTTCCCTTTGAATCGTGATCCTTTGTATCATGATGCCACAGTCTTCGAATTCTCCATCGGGCCTAGCTTCTAA